A part of Microbulbifer salipaludis genomic DNA contains:
- the trpD gene encoding anthranilate phosphoribosyltransferase: MNIQQAIAKLVEGEHLTREEMRAAMGQIMRGEVEDAQIGGFLVALRMAGESVEEITGAVEVMRELATKVEIDHTNAVDIVGTGGDGANLFNVSSASSFVAAAAGARVAKHGNRSVSSSSGSADLLEKAGIYLPLTPEQVARCIDGVGVGFMFAPSYHSAMRHAIGPRKALGLRTIFNLLGPLTNPAGVKRQVIGVFDYQYCRMLAEVLQTLGAEHVLVLHSDDGLDEVSLAADTRGWELKNGELKKVTITPEDFGIERQNLDGLCVSGSEDSLALIRDALGKRETPAGDKAADIIALNAGMAIYVSGVAASRAEGVSMAQDAIYSGLAGEKINELAAFTSAFKE; encoded by the coding sequence ATGAATATCCAGCAGGCCATCGCCAAACTGGTGGAGGGTGAACATCTCACCCGTGAAGAGATGCGCGCGGCCATGGGCCAGATTATGCGCGGGGAAGTGGAAGACGCACAGATCGGCGGTTTCTTGGTGGCCCTGCGCATGGCCGGGGAATCGGTCGAAGAAATTACCGGTGCGGTGGAAGTCATGCGCGAGCTGGCCACCAAGGTCGAAATCGACCACACCAATGCCGTGGACATTGTGGGTACCGGCGGTGATGGTGCCAACCTGTTTAATGTGTCCAGCGCCTCCAGTTTTGTCGCCGCTGCCGCCGGCGCGCGGGTGGCGAAGCATGGAAACCGTTCGGTCTCGTCGTCCTCCGGCTCCGCCGATCTGTTGGAAAAAGCCGGTATCTATCTGCCGCTCACCCCGGAACAGGTCGCCCGCTGCATCGACGGCGTGGGGGTGGGCTTCATGTTTGCACCCAGCTATCACAGCGCCATGCGCCACGCTATCGGCCCGCGCAAGGCACTGGGCCTGCGCACCATTTTTAATCTGCTGGGGCCACTCACTAATCCGGCGGGGGTGAAGCGGCAGGTCATCGGGGTATTTGATTACCAGTATTGCCGGATGCTGGCGGAGGTGCTGCAGACCCTGGGCGCGGAACATGTGCTGGTGTTGCACAGTGACGACGGCCTGGATGAGGTCAGCCTGGCGGCGGACACCCGCGGTTGGGAATTGAAGAATGGTGAGCTGAAAAAAGTCACGATTACTCCGGAAGATTTTGGTATCGAGCGCCAGAATCTGGACGGGTTGTGCGTTTCGGGTTCTGAAGATTCGCTGGCACTGATTCGCGATGCCCTCGGTAAACGGGAAACCCCCGCGGGCGACAAGGCAGCTGATATCATTGCGCTCAATGCCGGCATGGCCATCTACGTCAGTGGCGTGGCCGCAAGCCGGGCGGAAGGGGTGAGCATGGCGCAGGACGCCATCTACAGCGGCCTCGCCGGAGAGAAAATCAACGAGCTGGCCGCCTTTACCAGCGCATTCAAAGAGTGA
- the trpC gene encoding indole-3-glycerol phosphate synthase TrpC translates to MNTPTILKTIVARKWEEVAERKQRVSQDEMQQRALQQPPCRGFVSAIEAKRNAGEAAVIAEIKKASPSKGVIREDFIPAEIATSYEKGGAACLSVLTDVDFFQGADEYLQQARNAVRLPVIRKDFIVDPYQVYEARAIGADCILLIAACLDDAQLTSLNDLALELGLDVLVEVHDREELERALKLPNRLIGINNRNLHNFEVQLETTFKLLDRIPDDRIVVTESGIHTTDDVAAMRGHNVDTFLVGEAFMRDPEPGRRLMELFN, encoded by the coding sequence ATGAATACGCCAACAATTCTGAAGACCATTGTCGCGCGCAAATGGGAAGAAGTGGCCGAGCGCAAGCAACGAGTCAGCCAGGATGAAATGCAGCAGCGCGCCCTGCAGCAGCCCCCCTGTCGCGGTTTTGTCAGCGCCATCGAAGCCAAGCGCAACGCCGGCGAAGCGGCGGTCATCGCCGAAATCAAAAAGGCCTCCCCCAGCAAGGGGGTAATCCGCGAAGACTTCATTCCCGCTGAAATTGCCACCAGCTACGAAAAAGGCGGTGCCGCCTGTCTGTCGGTGCTCACCGATGTGGACTTTTTCCAGGGCGCCGATGAATACCTGCAGCAGGCGCGTAACGCGGTGCGCCTGCCGGTCATCCGCAAGGACTTTATTGTCGATCCGTATCAGGTGTACGAGGCCCGGGCCATCGGTGCCGACTGCATCCTGCTGATCGCCGCCTGCCTGGACGACGCGCAGCTGACGAGCCTGAATGATCTGGCTCTGGAGCTGGGGCTGGATGTGCTGGTGGAAGTGCACGATCGCGAGGAGCTGGAGCGGGCCCTGAAGTTGCCCAATCGCCTGATCGGCATCAACAACCGCAACCTGCACAACTTCGAGGTGCAGCTGGAAACCACATTCAAGCTATTGGACCGGATTCCCGACGATCGTATCGTGGTGACCGAAAGCGGTATCCATACCACCGATGACGTTGCGGCCATGCGTGGTCACAATGTGGATACCTTTCTGGTGGGGGAAGCCTTTATGCGTGACCCGGAGCCGGGTCGCCGTCTGATGGAGCTGTTCAACTAG
- the trpE gene encoding anthranilate synthase component I codes for MTPSEYAQLTSAGYNRIPLVRRVLADIETPLTTYMKLAARDGGRYSYLLESVQGGEKWGRYSIIGLPARTVLKVTGHDVVVERDGKIVEQKTVADPLAFVEEFRGRYKVPEIDGLPRFNGGLVGYFGYDVVRYIEPKLADSCPPDTLGNPDILLMVSDELVVFDNLAGAVLFIVHADPEQESAFEGAQRRLDELVGQLSQPLASVEPLGIDGDHTAEATFTSHFGEEAFKHGVHKVKDYILAGDVMQVVPSQRLSAPFTVPPLNLYRALRSLNPSPYMYFLDLGDHQVVGSSPEILVHLEDGDMTVRPIAGTRRRGATEEQDLALEQDLLADPKEIAEHLMLIDLGRNDVGRVAQTGSVKVTEKMVVERYSHVMHIVSNVTGKIKPELHAIDALRAAHPAGTLSGAPKIRAMEIIDELEPEKRGVYGGAVGYLAWNGNMDTAIAIRTAVIKDEKVYVQAGAGLVADSDPQSEWDETMNKARALFRAVAIATGQ; via the coding sequence ATGACCCCCAGCGAATACGCCCAGCTTACGTCTGCAGGTTACAACCGCATACCCCTAGTCCGTCGCGTACTGGCCGACATAGAAACCCCGCTGACCACCTACATGAAGCTCGCTGCCCGCGACGGCGGTCGCTACAGCTACCTGCTGGAATCCGTGCAGGGCGGTGAAAAATGGGGGCGCTACTCCATTATTGGCTTGCCCGCGCGCACCGTTCTTAAAGTGACCGGTCACGATGTGGTGGTCGAGCGCGATGGCAAAATCGTCGAGCAGAAAACCGTTGCAGACCCGCTCGCCTTCGTCGAAGAGTTCCGCGGCCGCTACAAGGTGCCGGAAATCGACGGCCTGCCGCGCTTTAATGGCGGCCTCGTCGGCTACTTCGGCTACGACGTGGTGCGCTATATCGAGCCAAAACTGGCCGACAGCTGCCCGCCCGATACCCTCGGCAACCCGGATATCCTGCTGATGGTCAGCGACGAGCTGGTGGTGTTCGACAATCTGGCCGGCGCCGTGCTGTTTATCGTGCACGCGGACCCAGAGCAGGAAAGTGCCTTTGAAGGCGCCCAGCGTCGCCTCGACGAGCTGGTTGGTCAGTTGTCCCAGCCGCTGGCCAGCGTCGAACCCCTGGGTATCGACGGCGACCACACCGCGGAAGCGACCTTCACCTCCCACTTCGGCGAAGAAGCCTTCAAGCACGGCGTGCACAAGGTCAAGGATTACATTCTGGCCGGCGATGTCATGCAGGTGGTTCCGTCCCAGCGCCTGTCGGCACCGTTTACGGTGCCACCGCTCAATCTTTATCGGGCCTTGCGCAGCCTGAATCCGTCGCCATATATGTACTTCCTCGACCTGGGTGACCACCAGGTGGTGGGCTCCAGCCCGGAAATTCTGGTGCACCTGGAAGACGGCGATATGACCGTGCGCCCGATCGCCGGCACCCGCCGCCGCGGTGCCACCGAAGAGCAGGACCTGGCACTGGAGCAGGACCTGCTGGCGGACCCGAAAGAGATCGCCGAGCACCTGATGCTGATCGACCTGGGCCGCAACGACGTGGGCCGGGTTGCGCAGACCGGTAGCGTCAAAGTGACGGAAAAGATGGTGGTGGAGCGTTATTCCCACGTGATGCACATTGTCTCCAACGTGACCGGCAAAATTAAGCCGGAGCTGCACGCGATCGACGCCCTGCGCGCGGCGCATCCGGCGGGCACCCTCTCCGGTGCGCCCAAGATTCGCGCCATGGAAATCATTGATGAACTGGAGCCGGAAAAGCGCGGCGTCTACGGCGGAGCCGTGGGCTATCTGGCGTGGAACGGCAACATGGACACCGCTATCGCCATTCGTACCGCGGTCATCAAGGATGAAAAAGTTTACGTACAGGCCGGCGCCGGCCTGGTCGCGGATTCCGATCCGCAATCCGAGTGGGATGAGACCATGAACAAAGCGCGGGCGCTGTTCCGCGCCGTGGCCATCGCCACCGGGCAATAA
- a CDS encoding ion transporter codes for MSSEISVQQKRGFAEQCRRLVEAPIFNQVIIGLIMVNAAVVGLETSTWVLERFSSTLYGINQLILLAFMVEAAIKIAAHGNRPWRYFANGWNCFDFSIIVLSLIPAAGPMATLARLVRVLRVLRLVSAFPELRLLVDTLLRSLPSMFHISLLMGIIFYIYGVAGYFLFHEIDPTHWRTLPIALLSLFRIVTFEDWTDIMYTAMEAMPYSWIYFISFVVMGAFVMINLFIGVVLNNLEEAKLRRLDELSMPPSQTEILRELRATQDSLARLQKRLGDLGDEKGTES; via the coding sequence ATGAGTAGCGAAATTTCGGTACAGCAAAAGCGCGGCTTTGCCGAGCAGTGTCGTCGCCTTGTGGAGGCGCCCATTTTTAATCAGGTGATTATTGGCCTGATTATGGTGAATGCCGCCGTTGTCGGCCTGGAAACCTCTACCTGGGTGCTGGAACGTTTCAGCAGCACCCTGTATGGCATCAACCAGCTGATCCTGTTGGCGTTTATGGTGGAAGCGGCGATCAAGATTGCCGCCCATGGCAACCGTCCGTGGCGTTACTTCGCCAATGGCTGGAACTGCTTTGATTTCTCGATCATCGTACTGAGCCTGATTCCGGCGGCGGGGCCCATGGCTACGCTGGCGCGCCTGGTGCGGGTGCTGCGGGTGTTGCGCCTGGTCTCCGCGTTCCCGGAGTTGCGCTTGCTGGTCGACACCCTGCTGCGCAGCCTGCCGAGCATGTTCCACATCAGCCTGCTGATGGGGATTATTTTTTACATTTACGGGGTGGCCGGTTATTTCCTGTTTCACGAAATTGACCCCACCCACTGGCGCACGCTGCCCATCGCCCTGTTGAGTCTGTTCCGCATTGTCACTTTTGAGGACTGGACCGACATTATGTATACCGCGATGGAGGCCATGCCTTATTCATGGATCTATTTCATCAGCTTCGTGGTGATGGGCGCGTTTGTGATGATCAACCTGTTTATCGGTGTGGTGTTGAACAATCTCGAAGAAGCCAAGCTGCGTCGTCTGGATGAGCTGTCCATGCCGCCGAGCCAGACCGAAATTCTGCGCGAACTCCGCGCAACCCAGGACTCCCTCGCCCGCTTGCAAAAGCGTTTGGGCGACCTGGGCGATGAGAAAGGAACCGAATCATGA
- a CDS encoding M3 family metallopeptidase gives MRKSLLAVAILAVAACSEAPKPDANPSVTSAAVENTQAATDSNTAAGQDNPLLQPSLLQYQAPDFGKIKDSHFAPAFEQGMRKHLQEIQTIASNPEPASFNNTVVAMEQAGALLTRVSSVFYNLVGSDSNEARRALQSQLAPKLAAHSDSIYLNADLFARVEALYKQRVAQELDAESARLLEEYYDKFVKAGAKLSAEQKVTLRALNEEHSKLATQFSQNLLKLSKDIAVIVDDERELDGLSESQVKAAAEAANSAGHAGKYLISITNTTRQPILASLNNRALRQRIWEASAYRGTSGELDNRPLVKRLVQIRAEKADLLGYGNWAEYRLTGTMAEKPENVLNMLSSMVPAVVKNTQAEQADIQAMIEREGGDFAVQPWDWAYYAEKVRQEKYDLNESEVREYFEFNRVLKDGLFYTMNRLYGITFKPRPDLPVYHPDVQAFELFDHDGESLAIFYADYFAREGKRGGAWMNSFVGQSHLLEQKPVVVNVMNIPKGPEGEPTLVSFDHVTTMFHELGHGLHGMLSQVHYPSLAGTAVSRDFVEFPSTFEEDWASHPEVLANYAYHYKTGEAIPEALLAKVLKAKNFNMGFDTLEYMSAALLDMEWHSLPADAEPQEVEQFEAKALAKHGVDLAAVPPRYKSTYFAHSIGGGYSASYYAYMWSEILAADAFAYLRDRGGLTRENGALYRKNILEVGNSRAPMESYVKFRGKEPTTDALLIRRGLQPVAGGQ, from the coding sequence ATGCGTAAATCCCTGCTCGCGGTTGCCATTTTGGCTGTAGCTGCCTGTTCCGAGGCACCCAAGCCCGACGCGAACCCGTCTGTAACGTCTGCCGCGGTTGAAAATACCCAGGCCGCGACGGATTCGAACACCGCTGCAGGGCAGGACAACCCGCTGTTGCAGCCGAGTCTCCTCCAGTATCAGGCGCCGGACTTCGGGAAGATCAAGGACAGCCACTTTGCGCCGGCGTTCGAGCAGGGTATGCGCAAGCATCTGCAGGAAATCCAGACGATTGCCAGCAACCCTGAGCCGGCCAGCTTCAACAACACCGTTGTGGCGATGGAGCAGGCAGGTGCTCTGCTGACCCGGGTTTCCAGCGTCTTCTACAACCTGGTTGGTAGTGATAGCAACGAAGCCCGCCGGGCGCTGCAAAGCCAGCTGGCGCCGAAACTGGCGGCGCACTCCGACAGCATCTACCTGAATGCCGATCTGTTTGCCCGCGTGGAGGCGCTGTATAAGCAGCGGGTTGCGCAAGAACTGGATGCGGAGTCCGCACGTCTGCTGGAAGAGTATTACGACAAGTTCGTAAAAGCCGGTGCCAAGCTGTCTGCGGAGCAGAAAGTCACCCTGCGGGCATTGAATGAAGAGCACTCCAAGCTCGCCACCCAGTTCAGCCAGAATCTGCTGAAGCTGAGTAAGGATATTGCGGTGATCGTCGATGACGAGCGTGAGCTGGATGGCCTGTCGGAAAGCCAGGTCAAGGCTGCCGCAGAGGCCGCCAACAGCGCCGGTCATGCAGGCAAGTACCTGATCAGTATCACCAACACCACCCGCCAGCCGATACTGGCCTCTTTGAATAACCGCGCGCTGCGTCAGCGCATCTGGGAAGCCTCCGCCTATCGCGGAACCTCGGGCGAGCTGGATAACCGGCCGCTGGTCAAGCGCCTGGTTCAGATCCGCGCGGAAAAAGCCGATCTGCTGGGTTACGGCAACTGGGCAGAGTACCGGTTGACCGGCACCATGGCGGAGAAACCGGAAAACGTCCTCAACATGCTCAGCTCCATGGTGCCGGCGGTGGTGAAAAACACCCAGGCCGAGCAGGCCGATATCCAGGCCATGATTGAGCGCGAGGGTGGCGACTTTGCGGTGCAACCCTGGGACTGGGCCTACTACGCGGAGAAAGTCCGTCAGGAAAAATACGACCTGAACGAAAGCGAGGTACGCGAATACTTCGAGTTCAACCGGGTGCTGAAAGATGGTCTGTTCTACACCATGAACCGCCTGTACGGTATCACCTTCAAGCCCCGCCCGGACCTGCCGGTATACCACCCGGACGTTCAGGCCTTCGAGCTGTTTGATCACGATGGCGAGAGCCTCGCGATCTTCTATGCCGATTATTTCGCGCGCGAGGGCAAGCGCGGTGGTGCCTGGATGAACTCTTTTGTCGGGCAGTCGCACCTGCTGGAGCAAAAGCCGGTGGTGGTGAATGTGATGAACATTCCCAAAGGCCCGGAAGGCGAGCCGACGCTGGTGAGCTTCGACCATGTCACCACCATGTTCCACGAGCTTGGGCACGGCCTGCACGGCATGCTTTCGCAGGTTCACTACCCGAGCCTTGCGGGCACCGCCGTCTCGCGCGACTTTGTCGAGTTCCCGTCCACCTTCGAGGAAGACTGGGCGAGTCATCCGGAAGTGCTGGCGAATTACGCCTACCACTACAAGACCGGTGAGGCTATTCCCGAAGCGCTACTGGCAAAAGTGCTGAAGGCAAAAAATTTCAATATGGGCTTCGATACCCTGGAATATATGTCTGCGGCACTGCTGGATATGGAATGGCACTCCCTGCCGGCGGATGCGGAACCGCAGGAGGTTGAGCAATTTGAAGCCAAGGCGCTGGCGAAGCATGGGGTGGACCTGGCCGCGGTGCCGCCGCGTTACAAATCCACCTACTTTGCCCACTCCATTGGCGGCGGCTACTCGGCCAGCTACTACGCCTACATGTGGAGTGAAATCCTCGCCGCAGACGCCTTTGCCTACCTGCGCGATCGCGGTGGCCTGACCCGGGAAAACGGCGCGCTGTATCGCAAGAATATCCTGGAGGTGGGCAACTCCCGCGCACCTATGGAGTCGTACGTCAAATTCCGCGGCAAGGAGCCGACCACCGACGCGCTGCTGATCCGCCGTGGTCTGCAGCCGGTTGCCGGTGGTCAGTAA
- a CDS encoding anthranilate synthase component II — protein MILMIDNYDSFTFNIVQYLAELGAEVVVKRNDEITVADIEKLNPEKIVISPGPCTPNEAGISMETIRTYAGKLPILGICLGHQSIGQVFGGRVVRAGQVMHGKTSPIIHNNVGVFHGLSNPFEATRYHSLVVEKGSLPDCLEVTAWTETEGGEIDEIMGIRHRELPIEGVQFHPESILTQHGHDMLRNFLES, from the coding sequence ATGATCCTGATGATCGACAACTACGACTCCTTCACCTTCAACATCGTGCAGTATCTGGCGGAGCTGGGGGCGGAAGTTGTGGTGAAGCGCAACGACGAAATTACCGTTGCGGACATTGAGAAGCTGAACCCGGAGAAAATCGTCATCTCACCGGGCCCGTGCACGCCGAACGAGGCGGGTATCTCGATGGAAACGATTCGTACTTATGCGGGCAAGTTGCCGATTCTCGGTATCTGCCTGGGGCACCAGAGTATCGGTCAGGTGTTTGGTGGTCGCGTGGTGCGTGCCGGTCAGGTGATGCACGGCAAAACCTCGCCGATCATCCACAACAACGTCGGCGTATTTCACGGCCTGTCCAACCCGTTCGAGGCAACGCGCTATCACTCGCTGGTGGTGGAGAAGGGCAGCCTGCCGGATTGCCTGGAAGTCACCGCCTGGACCGAGACCGAGGGCGGTGAGATCGACGAAATTATGGGTATCCGCCATCGCGAACTGCCCATCGAAGGGGTGCAGTTCCACCCGGAGTCGATTCTGACTCAGCATGGGCACGATATGTTGCGGAATTTTTTGGAGTCTTGA